In Sphingomonas sp. JUb134, the sequence GCTGTCCATCCTCTACGACAACACAACCATCGCCGTGGCAAAGATCTGCGGCGATGGAACGCGCGAGCGCACACGCGCCTTCACCGAGTTGGTCAGCCACTACCTGTTTCAGGACCGTTTTGCGCGTCCAGCGCGAGGCAACGACAAAGGCAAGGTCGAGGGGCTGGTGAAGTTTGCGCGCAACAACTTCATGGTGCCCGTGCCGGTCGCTGCCAATTTCGATGTCCTGAACGCCAGGTTCGAGGAGTCCTGCCGTACGCGCCAGGGCGAGCATGCCGGTCAGCACGCGCAGACCATTGCCGAGCGGCTGGCGGCAGACGTATCGGCATTGCGCACGCTGCCGTCCGTACCACTGGAGCCATGCGAGAAACGCGCGGCGCGCGTGTCGTCGACCGCGATGGTGCGCTACCGGACCAACGACTATTCGGTGCCGACCGCGTACGGCTACCGCGACGTGATGGTGAAGGGGTTCGTCGACGAGGTCGTCATCATATGCGCGGGCGAAGAGATTGCCCGGCACGCGCGTTGCTACGACGAAGGCGTATTCGTCTCCAACCCACTGCACTATCTCGCGCTCATCGAGACCAAGCCCGGTGCGCTCGACCAGGCGGCAGCCCTTCAGGACTGGAACCTGCCGGACATCTTCCAGCATCTGCGCCACCTGCTCGAGGCCCGGATGGGCAACAAGGGTAAACGCGAGTTCATCCAGGTGCTGCGGCTGCTCGAGGCGATGCCGCTTCCCATCGTCACGGATG encodes:
- the istA gene encoding IS21 family transposase, with the translated sequence MFVVESYAAVRRFVFVEGHSRREAAEVFGLNRDTVRKMCLYSAPPGYRRTKPPTKPKLGTLLPVIDAILAADREAPGKQQHTAKRIFERLRDEHGYTGGYTMVKDHVRLCRARGRETFVPLAHPPGHAQVDFGEAVAVVGGERMKIHYFCMSLPQSDACFFKAYPRETTEAFLDGHVSAFAFFGGVPLSILYDNTTIAVAKICGDGTRERTRAFTELVSHYLFQDRFARPARGNDKGKVEGLVKFARNNFMVPVPVAANFDVLNARFEESCRTRQGEHAGQHAQTIAERLAADVSALRTLPSVPLEPCEKRAARVSSTAMVRYRTNDYSVPTAYGYRDVMVKGFVDEVVIICAGEEIARHARCYDEGVFVSNPLHYLALIETKPGALDQAAALQDWNLPDIFQHLRHLLEARMGNKGKREFIQVLRLLEAMPLPIVTDAVTEAVQLGAPGFDAVKLIALARIERRPPRLDLAAYPHVPKMDVKTTCAADYAVLAA